The nucleotide sequence CGTATCTACGGCGAGGCCGAGCCTCTGGCCGCGGGCCCCGCGCCCGGCCCGCCTGTCAAGCAGGAGCCCGCGCAGCCCCCCGGCTCCAGCTCCGGCCCCCTGCCCGACCgggccccggccccgccgccccccgccgaGGGCGGCTACGGCGACGAGCAGATCTACAACGCAAACGTCACTGGCCTCTACTGGAAGCTGCTTCCGGAGCAGGCCGCGCCCCTGGGCGCGGGAGACCCTGGCGCGGGAGGCTGCGGCCGGCGCTGGCGGGGTGACCGGGTGACCGTTCTGCTGGCCGCCAACCTGACCGGTAGCCACAAGCTGAAGCCGCTGGTCATCGGGCAGCTGCCGGACCCGCCTAGCCTGCGCCACCACAACCAGGACAAGTTCCCCGCCTCCTATCGCTACAGCCCGGATGCCTGGCTCAGTCGCCCTCTGCTGCGGGGCTGGTTCTTTGAGGAGTTCGTCCCCGGCGTGAGGCGTTACCTGCGTCGCAGCTGCCTGCAGCAGAAGGCTGTGCTGCTGGTGGCCCACCCCCCCTGCCCAAGCCCAGCTGCCAGGATGCCCGCTCTGGAGGAGAGCGAGGAGACCCTCCGGCGGTGTCGGCCCGAGCCCCTCAGCCCCCCAGAAGAGCTGCAAACCCCGGATGGTGCCGTGCGGGTGCTCTTCCTGTCCAAGGGCAGCAGCCGGGCACACATTCCTGCCCCAATGGAGCAGGGGGTCGTGGCTGCCTTCAAGCAGCTATACAAGCGGGAGCTGTTGAGGCTAGCTGTGTCTTGTGCGGGGGGCTCCCCGTTGGACTTCATGCGCAGCTTCATGCTCAAGGACATGCTCTACCTGGCCGGCCTCTCCTGGGACCTGGTGCAGGCAGGCAGCATTGAGCGGTGCTGGCTGCTCGGCTTGCGGGCGGCCTTCGAGCCCCGGCCCACTGAGGAGTGTGTTGGGCAGCCAGCCGGCCAGGCTGAGGAGGCTGCAGAGCACAGCCGGGTGCTCAGCGACCTCACGCACCTGGCAGCCCTGGCCTACAAGCGCCTGGCGCCCGAGGAGGTGGCCAAGTGGCTGCATCTGGACGATGATGGGGGGCTGCCCGACAgctgcagggaggaggcaggcccTGGCCGGCCCCCTGTGCTGGCCCCTGCTGCCCCTCTACCCCCAGCCAGCCTACCCTCTGtcatgggaggtggggaggaggaggaggaggctgccgTGCCCACTGCTGGGGAGGCTGTCCGGGGTCTGGAGACAGCTCTCCGGTGGCTGGAGAATCAGGACCCCCGGGAGGTGGGGCCACCAAAGCTGGTGCAGCTGCGCTCACTGATCAGCATGGCCCGGAGGCTGGGGGGCATTGGTCCCTCTCGTGCAGTCCCTGAGGATGGGGTGTGACCAAGCCAGCCAGAGTGGCCCCCCAGCGGCTGTTCTCCTGCTGCACTTGGAGGGAGGAGACACGCACAGTCTTCCATCTCCCCTCCCTCGTTCACCTGGGATGGCCCACCCCATGGCCCAGGGGTCTCCAGGGATCCCGGCCCCCAGGCTGGTCTGGAGGGGCTCTGTTGTGGAGGATCATCCTGCTGCACTGGCCCCCCCATTCTCCTGAGGGGGAGCTGGAAGAGGGGCCCTGGGCTCATACACCTCCGCCCTGGGCAAGCGCACTCGTGGTGTCTGTGGTTTTTGCCAGGGTCCCTTGTCGTGCACAACATAGCGCGCTAATCAGAGCAGCTCTCGGTTTTCCGGCCCTCGCCCTTATTGGGCTCCATGCCTGTCCGTACCTCCTGCCCTCCTCCGGGGTGGCCCATCACATGCACTGGACAAGGGGCCAGCACTCCTGTAAGTCTGGAGCC is from Zalophus californianus isolate mZalCal1 chromosome 4, mZalCal1.pri.v2, whole genome shotgun sequence and encodes:
- the TIGD5 gene encoding tigger transposable element-derived protein 5, with the translated sequence MYPAGPPAGPAPRRARHPLPGRPAQPPRLPAPTPAPAVRPPPPAPGPRPRVAVKMAFRKAYSIKDKLQAIERVKGGERQASVCRDFGVPGGTLRGWLKDEPKLRWFLDQLGGEVGTQRKKMRLANEEEIDRAVYSWFLALRQHGVPLSGPLIQAQAEAFARQIYGPECTFKASHGWFWRWQKRHGISSQRIYGEAEPLAAGPAPGPPVKQEPAQPPGSSSGPLPDRAPAPPPPAEGGYGDEQIYNANVTGLYWKLLPEQAAPLGAGDPGAGGCGRRWRGDRVTVLLAANLTGSHKLKPLVIGQLPDPPSLRHHNQDKFPASYRYSPDAWLSRPLLRGWFFEEFVPGVRRYLRRSCLQQKAVLLVAHPPCPSPAARMPALEESEETLRRCRPEPLSPPEELQTPDGAVRVLFLSKGSSRAHIPAPMEQGVVAAFKQLYKRELLRLAVSCAGGSPLDFMRSFMLKDMLYLAGLSWDLVQAGSIERCWLLGLRAAFEPRPTEECVGQPAGQAEEAAEHSRVLSDLTHLAALAYKRLAPEEVAKWLHLDDDGGLPDSCREEAGPGRPPVLAPAAPLPPASLPSVMGGGEEEEEAAVPTAGEAVRGLETALRWLENQDPREVGPPKLVQLRSLISMARRLGGIGPSRAVPEDGV